Proteins from one Primulina huaijiensis isolate GDHJ02 chromosome 18, ASM1229523v2, whole genome shotgun sequence genomic window:
- the LOC140964987 gene encoding uncharacterized protein, giving the protein MSDSRSSSTSSSSYDSAVGAPQPNVVGSHAMSQGIFTAVSRHWHDVFWLLIFMAHLVVIGFALAVLGLNRFKKQDRLNIDKYTMGFLENKDGLTEDYWPLYAVAGGVGALLGWTWLLLLGSRANQMMKFSVHILTTYLAVISVLCFWVKQYFWGTAFAGGAALQFLYVISVIDRLPFTMLVLQRAVNMVWNLPEVSRLTCIFMLIMLFWLSLWSFGAAGVVALSMGDSGRWWLLLVLSVSLFWTGAVLCNVVHVIVSGMVFLVLSHGGREATSMPSKPLINSLRYAVTTSFGSICYGSLFTAAIRTLRWEIRGLRSKIGNNECLLCCVDFLFHLVEFLVRWFNKYAYVQIAVHGKSFNHSAKDAWELFQSTGVEALVAYDCSGAVLLMGTILGGLIAGTCAAVWTKIKHPERVLMVGSTAMLMGMILVGLAMVVVESAVTSIYICFAEDPLLINRWDATFFNQMSERLHQRLQHRSARAREVLSHRIDDQMPEMVHV; this is encoded by the exons ATGAGCGACTCCAGATCTTCGTCAACCTCTTCTTCCTCCTACGACTCCGCCGTGGGTGCCCCACAACCG AATGTTGTGGGGAGCCATGCAATGTCTCAGGGGATCTTTACAGCAGTGTCTCGCCATTGGCATGATGTGTTCTGGTTGCTTATATTTATGGCGCATTTGGTGGTTATCGGTTTTGCACTTGCGGTTTTGGGGCTTAACAGGTTCAAGAAACAGGATAGGCTAAATATTGATAAGTACACAATGGGATTTCTTGAGAACAAGGATGGTTTAACAGAAGATTACTGGCCATTGTATGCTGTTGCTGGCGGAGTAGGGGCGCTATTGGGATGGACTTGGTTGCTATTACTTGGTTCACGAGCAAATCAAATGATGAAGTTCTCTGTGCACATTTTGACAACGTATCTTGCTGTCATCAGTGTGCTTTGTTTTTGGGTTAAACAGTATTTTTGGGGCACTGCATTTGCCGGAGGTGCTGCATTGCAATTCTTGTATGTGATATCAGTCATTGATAG ACTTCCATTTACCATGCTGGTGCTACAACGAGCAGTGAATATGGTTTGGAACCTTCCCGAGGTCTCTAGATTAACATGCATATTTATGCTCATAATGCTTTTCTGGCTCTCTCTGTGGTCCTTCGGTGCTGCTGGGGTTGTTGCCTTGAGCATGGGTGATAGTGGACGCTGGTGGCTTCTTTTG GTGTTATCTGTGAGTTTGTTTTGGACTGGCGCAGTTCTTTGCAATGTTGTCCACGTCATAGTTTCAGGAATGGTGTTTCTTGTCCTTAGTCATGGCGGTCGAGAAGCAACATCAATGCCTTCTAAACCATTGATTAATTCTTTGCGATATGCTGTTACTACATCTTTTGGCAGCATATGCTATGGATCTCTGTTTACGGCCGCTATACGAACTTTACGATGGGAG ATTAGAGGATTGAGGTCAAAGATTGGAAACAACGAGTGTTTGCTCTGCTGTGTGGATTTTCTGTTTCATCTAGTAGAGTTTTTAGTTCGTTGGTTCAACAAATATGCTTATGTACAG ATTGCTGTACATGGAAAAAGCTTTAATCATTCAGCAAAAGATGCTTGGGAGTTATTTCAATCAACAGGGGTTGAAGCACTTGTAGCATATGACTGTTCAGGCGCTGTTTTATTGATGGGAACAATCTTGGGTGGACTTATCGCTGGAACGTGTGCAGCAGTTTGGACTAAGATTAAGCATCCCGAGCGAGTACTAATGGTAGGCTCTACTGCCATGTTAATGGGAATGATCTTG GTTGGGTTGGCTATGGTGGTTGTGGAAAGTGCAGTGACGTCGATTTACATCTGTTTTGCAGAAGACCCTTTGCTAATAAACAGGTGGGATGCTACATTCTTTAACCAGATGTCGGAAAGACTACATCAGCGCCTGCAGCACAGAAGTGCTCGAGCGAGAGAAGTATTAAGTCATAGAATAGATGATCAAATGCCAGAAATGGTTCATGTTTGA